The window GACTTCAATCTTCTTATAAAAGAAGATCTGTCTGCGGGCTTGTCTATTTTGACGTATAAATTAGATTCCAGCCTGAGCTTTAAGCATTTCTGCTTTATCCACACGTTCCCAAGGAAGATCGACATCGGTACGGCCAAAATGACCGTAAGCCGCGGTCTGTCTGTAAATCGGTTTGCGCAAATCCAGCATGGAGATAATTCCGGCAGGACGAAGATCAAAATTGCTGCTGATGAGGTCGGCCAGCTTTTCTTCACTGATTTTCCCTGTTCCGTATGTATCCACATTAATCGATACAGGATTAGCGACCCCAATTGCATAAGCCAACTGTATTTCACATTTGGAAGCAAGGCCGGCAGCAACCAGATTCTTCGCTACATAACGAGCTGCATAGGCAGCAGAGCGGTCGACTTTGGTTGGATCTTTTCCGGAGAATGCTCCTCCGCCATGACGGGCATACCCGCCATATGTATCAACAATAATCTTGCGTCCGGTTAATCCGGCATCGCCCTGAGGACCGCCAATGACAAAACGGCCTGTCGGATTAATGAAATACTTAGTGTTATCGTCGAGCAATTCAGCGGGAACAACCGGCAGAATAACATGTTCTTTAATATCCGCCTGGATCTGCTCAAGTGAAATTTCCTCTGCATGCTGAGTCGATACTACAATCGTATCTACACGTACAGGTTTTTCATCCTGATACTCAATCGTTACCTGAGTTTTGCCATCTGGACGCAAATATTCCAAAGTGCCGTTTTTACGGACTTCAGACAAACGACGGGCAATCCGGTGCGATAAGGCGATCGGCAAAGGCATTAATTCAGGCGTTTCATCTGTCGCAAAACCAAACATCAGACCTTGGTCACCTGCGCCAATATTTGCAGTTTCTTCAGCAACCTGTGCAGGATCACGATGCTCCAGTGCCGCATTTACACCCTGCGCGATATCAGCAGACTGCTCATTCAGTGAACTAAGCACAGCACAAGTATTATAGTCAAAACCATATTTTGCGCGGGTATAGCCAATTTCCTTAATCGTATTGCGTACAATGGCCGGAATATCCACATACTCCGATTTGGTGCTAATCTCGCCAATGACGAGCACAAGACCAGTTGCTACAGCTACCTCGCAGGCAACGCGGGCATTTGGATCATTGGCCAAAAAAGCATCCAGCACTGCATCAGAAATCTGATCACAAATTTTATCCGGATGTCCCTCTGTTACGGACTCGGAAGTAAATAAATGACGTCCTTTAATAGACACGTACAACAACCTCCCATATTGTTAGTCTGACACTGTATAAGGGGGCTCCTTAGTGATAACAGGCCAAATAAAATAAGAATAATATCAAGAAATTATAGATGCCGGCTTCAAAAAATGAACCTTTTCCATATGGAAAAGGTTTAAGGCTTTCCTCAAAAGTCATATTATCTTATTTGCCGGATGGTGTCAATTAAAGGCAGTCTCAACCGGTGTTTGCACAAGTTATGTGAAAAGAGACTGCTCAGCTTGCTTGACAAGCCTCTTCGTAATTTCTCCGCCAACAGAACCATTATCTCTGGAGCTTAAATGGCCAAGATACTGACTCCGTCCGATTCCTGCTGCCCCTCCAAGTGCTCCAAGTTCAGAAGCAAACTCCGTATCTGCGCCTCCGCCATAAGAAGCACCATATAGACCGAATTCTGCTGCAATTTCATATTGCATTTGTTTCAGCATTGCGCGACTTTCCGGTACCACTGTGCGATTAGTACGTGCCATGTTACAGCACCTCCTGAAATTATTTTTAAAGATTACAGGAAGTATTCTGCGCCTGATCCATGGCTTTGAGTCCGTTTAATGTTTGTCAACAGTGGGAAAGAGTTCCGGTGTATGAGGATCCCTCCCACAGGGTATCCTTAATATTAATGAAATATTATTTCTTCTTTATTTCAATGTGTACGAACCTCGTACCATAACTACAAGTCCTAAGGTTTGACCTTCTTGAACAGTTATCCCCCGTCCATCACGGGGAAACGATAATAAATGATTAGAAGGTGCTGCAAGCCCGTTGGCAAGATCGGTGCCGTCCGTCAAATCAGCAACGCCATTACTGTCCTGTGAATAGATTACAGCTTTACCCGCTCGGACAATAAATTCAGCACCCGCTCCGGCAATCAAAGTCTGGCCCGGTTTCACGTCAACAATTATTACTTCATTATTGCTTGGAGCCGGAGATGATGGTGCAGCAGTTGCAACAGGTGTTGCGGTTGCCGTTGGTGTCTGAGTAGCTATGGTTCCACCTTGAATTGCCTTTTGAATTTGTTGATCCACATAACTTTTCGTAACAACGGGATCATCAGCCGTACCTGGCTGCGAGCCGACACTTGCGCCTTCAGCGGTAATGTTGAGTATAGACCCAATCCATACACTGCCTGCAAGCAGCCCGGTTGCCATGGAAATTTTCCAAACGGTTTTCATCAACTTCCTCCTTCAGAATTCGAAAAATGCTAAAAAAAAGAATAGCCTCCGAAGAGGCTATTCTGGGCTTCGGTAAAACCGAATTACTTAACTGTGATAGTAACGCTGTTGTCGATAACGTTGCCAGTACCATCTTTGATATTGGAGTTGTCAGCAACTGTTACAGAAATCGAGTTAACATAAGCAGCACTCAGGTCAAGTGCAGTTGCACTTGCAGAAGTGTAGGCAATGATTTCGCCAGCTTGAACGCCTGCAGTACCGTTAGTTTCGAAGTACAGTACATCTGCGCCGTTGTAAGTGCTCTTGAGTGGAGTAACAGTCAAGAAGTACTTGCTACCGGAGCCAGAAGCTACAGTTACAGCGCCTTTAGCTTCAACACCGTTAATTTTAACAACGAAGTTCGATCCAGCCGGAGCGCTTACGGATTCACTGAAGTTAACAATCAACTTCGTGGAATCATCAACAGATACGGAAGCGGAAGCCAGCTTAGGAGCAACACCATCAGCCAGAGCGATTCCCTGTGCAAGCTTAGGAGTAATTGTGTTACCTACGGAATCTTGGATACCGGTAATCAAGAAGTCATAACCCTTAGAAGCGCTGATTCCGCTTGTTGGGATATAAACTTTAACTACCAGATTATCAGCTGCTGTACCACTGTAGTTAGTAGTTACATAAGAACCAGCTGGCAGTGCTTTTGCATCCAATGTGTAGTTATTGATGTTAGTTACAGTGCTAAGGTTCAAACCGTTAGCGTCTTGGATTGTGTAAGTGATTACTTGATCCGATCCGCTTGGAGTTGTTACAGTTGGGCTGCTCACGAACACCGGCTGGCTGGAGTCTGTAGTGGTAGTAGCAGTGATGGCTACAGAGTGTACAGATGCAGCATTACCGTTAGTTTGTGCTGATTTGTCTTTAACCAGGCTAGCTGGCAGACGCAGAGTGTAGTTACCAGCTGTAAAGCCAGTTACATTGTTGAATGTTACAACGCCATCAGTATTCGAGTAAGTAGCAGTTGCAACTGATACAGTCTTCGAAACGCCTGTGGAGTCATTGATCAGTGTGAAGCCAGTTCCTACAACATTAACGTTTTCGGAGAACTTCACAACCAGACCAGTAGATCCATAAGTAACGCTAGCTACAGTAGGAGCTACAGTGTCCTTAGTGAAAGTAACAGCCTGAGTTGAAGTTGCAGTTGTTGCATTACCCAGAAGGTCTCTAATTCCGGCAGCAATGGTTACAGTTCCGTTGAATACGCCATTAGACCAAGCTGGTGTAGCTGCAGTAGTCAAAGTAAATGTTTTGCTGTCGCTTCCTGCGGAAGGAAGAAGCTGACCTTGGCTAACACCGCTAGCGTTCAGCAATGTGAACACACCGTTCAGGGAGTTGATGTCAACAGCTTTGCTGAATACAACTTTGATTGTGTTTTCGCCG of the Paenibacillus pedocola genome contains:
- the metK gene encoding methionine adenosyltransferase, producing the protein MSIKGRHLFTSESVTEGHPDKICDQISDAVLDAFLANDPNARVACEVAVATGLVLVIGEISTKSEYVDIPAIVRNTIKEIGYTRAKYGFDYNTCAVLSSLNEQSADIAQGVNAALEHRDPAQVAEETANIGAGDQGLMFGFATDETPELMPLPIALSHRIARRLSEVRKNGTLEYLRPDGKTQVTIEYQDEKPVRVDTIVVSTQHAEEISLEQIQADIKEHVILPVVPAELLDDNTKYFINPTGRFVIGGPQGDAGLTGRKIIVDTYGGYARHGGGAFSGKDPTKVDRSAAYAARYVAKNLVAAGLASKCEIQLAYAIGVANPVSINVDTYGTGKISEEKLADLISSNFDLRPAGIISMLDLRKPIYRQTAAYGHFGRTDVDLPWERVDKAEMLKAQAGI
- a CDS encoding alpha/beta-type small acid-soluble spore protein, which encodes MARTNRTVVPESRAMLKQMQYEIAAEFGLYGASYGGGADTEFASELGALGGAAGIGRSQYLGHLSSRDNGSVGGEITKRLVKQAEQSLFT